A stretch of Schistocerca cancellata isolate TAMUIC-IGC-003103 chromosome 3, iqSchCanc2.1, whole genome shotgun sequence DNA encodes these proteins:
- the LOC126176562 gene encoding homeobox protein slou-like → MATAADTARPQPTRKVADDDRKELTGDEDDSCGVREDLCSDASDDKSGGGAGGGSGGGGGGAGGGGGSGKPRRARTAFTYEQLVALENKFKTTRYLSVCERLNLALSLSLTETQVKIWFQNRRTKWKKQNPGMDVNSPTVPPAGPAVAGPPFGGSPYSHHQHGGLLYAPYPYSLPGAGAAAAAAAAAAPPPSQPYGHPYFHSLAGHHSLGHSS, encoded by the exons GAAAGGAGCTGACGGGGGACGAGGACGACTCCTGCGGCGTGCGGGAGGACCTCTGCAGCGACGCGTCCGACGACAAGAGC GGTGGCGGCGCGGGGGGCggcagcggaggcggcggcggcggcgcgggaggcgggggcggcagcggcaaGCCGCGGCGCGCGCGCACCGCCTTCACGTACGAGCAGCTGGTGGCGCTGGAGAACAAGTTCAAGACGACGCGCTACCTGTCGGTGTGCGAGCGCCTCAACCTGGCGCTCAGCCTGTCGCTGACGGAGACGCAGGTGAAGATCTGGTTCCAGAACCGGCGCACCAAGTGGAAGAAGCAGAACCCGGGCATGGACGTGAACTCGCCGACGGTGCCGCCGGCGGGGCCCGCGGTCGCCGGCCCGCCCTTCGGCGGCTCGCCCTACTCGCACCACCAGCACGGCGGCCTGCTGTACGCGCCCTACCCCTACTCGCTGCCGGGcgcgggcgccgccgccgccgccgccgccgccgccgcgccgccgccgtcCCAGCCGTACGGCCACCCCTACTTCCACTCGCTGGCCGGACACCACTCGCTGGGGCACTCCTCATGA